Within the Miscanthus floridulus cultivar M001 chromosome 17, ASM1932011v1, whole genome shotgun sequence genome, the region gttcgagtctgcctcggccatcaggactagtctgcaataaaacggatgcctaggacgcatccgaactccattttcgatgatccacatatggatggaaagctaatttgataaggaagctaatccaagtggtttcacatcaaaacctcttcagaatcaacaggaatagtcaaaacaagttagcatccagaatctaccagggtgctgcgacacctacttttggtccgttggaccgtgtatcgtgtttgggcccattagggggcacatccatggtaggtgacgaccctaagacctttataatcatacgccaccaccatcattaggttttgggttttgcttagattattctgtcaagaaacagtttcgtcattcatcagtttgtgagaccccaactcgtgagattaatctttcatctgcaatttggttgcattctttcttgttcttgctcgtgttcttcgttgcgcaggcaaggattagccttattggcgaggtcaacctagtccgtgacttggttgataaccagaggagctgtggtgctaagattgcagggttcgatctttcgatctgaagctagatcggtgtgtcattctccgccacaacgatagttaccatcacctgacggaagatcgggatccccgtctccattacggTCAAAGATCGACGCCAACATTTTCACTGCTTCCAcagaccgaacgctggaccccagcgttcggtcactacatgaccagcgtgactaactccttttcaactctatcttcttcacccttgctcaaatgtgccaaccaccaagtgtatcaccttgtgcacatgtgttagcatattttcacaaacattttcaagggtgttagcactccactagatcctaaatgcatatgcaatgagttagagcatctagtggcactttgataaccacatttcaatacgagttttacccctcttaatagtatggctatcgatcctaaatgtgatcacactcactaagtgtctcgatcaccaaaacaaaaatggctcctaccacttatacctttgccttgagccttttatttttctctttcttcttttcaagtccaagcacttgatcatcaccatggcatcgccatcatcatgtcataatctttatttgcttcaccacttggaatgtgctacctatctcatgatcacttgataaactaggttagcacttagggtttcatcaatttaccaaaaccaaactagagctttcactagtaCATTTCTAGTTTgtgcgtctggcccggatggtgtgctcagaggacataaGGATTATATTGGTTTGGGCAGAacgtccctatgtctagtctgctactgctcatgttaccggcactatctatagtaggggttacagatgggcgagagagagagcagatcctaggtctctggtggaaggattgaAAAGTGCTAAGAGCTTGTTCAGCTGCTCAGTCGTGTGCCCATGCCTCCCTCCCCTTATGTTGTGTTGTGTTCCCCCTTTTATAAAAGAAGGGGAAGATGCTGGTTACAttagaaaaaaaagaagagagagagagagaaagagggagaaaatCAAGGAGAATAAGCCCTCTGGGACCAccatgtccttcttctcctttaggTGGGTCTTGTCGATGCTATAGATGGTgacggggatggctccatgttaggctcctattcaccactggtgccatgccTTGACATCATCAGCTAATCATGGCATTTCATCCCATCCCGACTGATGGCATGGTGAACCGACGTGCCTGTCAGCGGCCGTACGGGGATTAGGCCACATAGCTCCCACACACCCATCACTATTGGTGATGTGAACCCCTAGGCATGGCCTATCGTGGCCATGGGTCCCATCAAGGCATGCCCACGCCCCTTCTGGTGTTAGAGGCTTGACCCAGGCCTACATGCttggacccgtagtggttggggtGGTACGGACCCCaccgggtgagatggagccctcGCCCGAGGACCTGTAGTGGTTAGGGGTGATactcggggtcgggcgacacaGGGCCCATGCCTGAGGGGTCCGACGAGGTAGAAACCATACCTTTGGGGTTGGTTGAGACTAAAATACGTCCTTGATTTTCTTGGCGAGTTGTCATCCATGGTCCTTTGATCCCTTCTTCGAGTATCCCTAATACTAATACCCAACAATACCACAAAGGATGACACAAGATATATCCTGTGGTTCAATGACTTCTCAATCACCTATGTCCACATTGAGGCAATTCGAAAGATCATCGCCCCTTTGTCAACTCAACACCCTCACAAGGTTGGCTCCGATGTGAGCACTTCATCTTGAGTTGGCTCAATCACAAGGTGCTCTTCAAGGCCCTATTCTAGAAGAGTGGTTGTTCACCTCCTCAATCTTGGATGAACCCAATAGCCCTTCACAATCACCACTAGAGCACCTCATAATGGTCAACTGAGTGCTTAAATAGAGTATGGCcactccaagtcatctaggtggtggcaaccaccaagagtaacaagcaaacccacaacaaacttGATCTCTAGTGCCACTCAAAACAATCTCTCAAATCAAATGCACTAAGATCACTCCAATCCCTTCAAAGATGCAATCACTAGCAAGCAAGTGTGAGCGGATGCTTAACTTGAGCTCTAGTGTGTGCGGATATTAGCTAGGGTTCCAAGAAATGTGCCAAGCTTGGCTACaccatctatttatagcccccacatAAAACTAGTTATTGCACACTTACTACACAAAAAGGCCTCACCGGAGTTCCCACGCAGCCGGAGCTTTCCAactatagctttaacaataagtTTAAATAGTCATTAAGCTCTGGTGCACTCTCCAATGCACCGCTAGAGAGCTTTGGTGCTCATTAGCTCGTGATAAGCACAAAACTATACTCTCTGGCCTGACTCTCCCGTGcacaactcaagtgccacatcggTGAGCTTTGGTGCCCGATTTGAAGTTGTTGCCGCCTGAGTTGAGCAATGTTCCTACTCTCTAGTGCCCAACACTCTAGTGCACTAAAAGGTACAGTGTACATGCCACTAGAAATAGCTTGAATAGAGCACTATAGTCAAGCTCCGGTGCTACCTCTTCGTTGCACACCGGAGGGCTCGATGAGTACAAAATCACTTCGTCAAGCTTCTTTTCTTAAACCATATCAAATAGATAACTCTAATAGGTCTCACATAGGATGACCAACACCTTTAGAACCTCTCTGGTATTGAGTAGCTCCTTGGTGATAACTGTCTTGAGATCAGGCGCTCAAGGTACCAAGACAACCTTTAGGGATTGGGAGCTTCATAGAGAAGCGTCGATCCTTGTAAGTTTAAAAAACATGGTATTGTTCACTTGTGGTCTTTTTTTGAAGGTTTATAAACTCCACTGTAAACCTCTTCATATATGTCATGGTTTTGCATGTGTCTCATTTCTAAAACTATGGTTTCTTTGGTAGCATGGTTTCTTATATCCAAACATGCCCTCCTTGCATGTGTTACTATAAAATAGGTTGGTATATATTGTGCATGCACCCATGGGTAAGGTGTAGGGTTGAGAAGGCAGACTAGatagggtgaatagtcctttttctaaaacttaattacATCAGCTAACaaaaacaaatgtggaattaaactaaTTGGTCTAGCTCAAGAATCTGTTAGGcacccactgttcgcctaaacggctgttgtttacaccaaaatttgggaagaagaatgtggGAACTCAAAGCTCCCAAAGATCgtggaatcgattgcataaaggtcgatatcagctgattcaaatgcagcactagaattggctctcttcAAATGAAGCCATTAGATAACAACAAAAAGCTATGGTTGGCATCGGgagaaacatgttggactctacaaaaagggaaagattagggtccaagttatcttaaattaagaatgttttctcttatgccaaagattgtaatgagtcatgcatAAGTAGAATTCATGCTTAGATTCTGGGTATAAATTTTGGACTTCGGCTATtataaaggacatccaatcaatcaaatataatttACTATTTTTGGCCCTGTGCCAACCCttaagagtaggagtagagtagatcccaGTGAGTTTTTCAACAAGTAGGGTTGCATCGGTTTGGCCGACCTTCGACTTGtttgtaagtatcgtcatggcttatacttctatttgtacggctgcatcggttaagttcgaccttcattgtgaactctagtataagctagttatcaactcttatctaattcaagtatggctgcatcgatccagtcgacctccactgcttgaattagattaaggttaagttatgGGCTCTACCTAAGGggggcatcctttgggtagattcattaagttatcgatcttgttgatGTTCTTATTGATATTAGTTTGCAGAAACATCAATCTgctcgatcgagatcgatctagatcggactcatttccttttagtccatcgtttgcttttgtcacaacatgatgtttcttactctAAGCAATGGGTTATATTTCATTGGCTGTTCTattttgatcttgatcatgcatagtatgtggtaaaggcatgtatgatcttgaagaggtttgctgactagttgaatctggtctacgGTCCACTATTATAGctataacgatccggtcgatccccactaatagcactttagattggaggatgctagttggtagatttgttctcgatcatGCATggccttaactgtttgctatgcctacattggctaaatagtcgatcacctatgcgttaacgcctacagtgtgtttACATGATTatgttaaatatgaatagatctgtttactttaaaggtttgatttgttgtctttatcatggctgcatcgatctggtcgaaccccattgttagagatagcaggttaggtctaatgagtccataggtttatccatgtgaaatagttgattgttcacacgttgtagtgccttttcacctgaatcggctatttcagtcgGTTCacctgagccttcacgtataacatgtctttcggaaagtctatcgaagtatagatggttttatggattctttagttttagtttgttattatcatcatagctgacatcgatccggtcgaacctcactattgatggtaatagattagattcagagcgtttagaGAATCATttatactagacagtcgatttgttcgcatctatatcctttcttgttagattcatcggctcataTGATTCACactagtaatatccacctagctgatgatttcacttacatccacaggcattgtacttatcaacataaaatgaATCATAATCCATAAGCTTTActgtccgtaacagccgatttccatgcgtatcggctatttagtcaattttctcgtctggctgctcccgaagcggcacacttggaactgtctgggcaaagaccgacatgttccaccttaaattactgataaactttctctccttgtcaattataggtcaaattgactggcatgctttGGGAGGAATTTGCAGGATCGATTaaccctgtgttgaagccaagcggatttCTAGGCttatcctaagcagatccttctggcttgctgtgtgtcgacacatttctatgtcgacacatgttttggcatgcttgatgggacaccacaatcatcatgacgACTTACAACaataatgacatccttatggtgccttatgtagacctacctgatggagataaagatgtcatcagcacaactatagaagaattttagaacaagtgtttgttatcctacaccaagacacttgataatacaattgttcagaaatatccactacccagagttttgttgcatgggcagacagatgcacatgaagctgaagataggcgtttcttcataGAGGCTGTAAATAAATCTGTTCACaatgccatatcgaaccataatgaagttttctttaACATAATCCATAACAACATAAAAGAGGTgcttcatggatatccaattgctCAGGTTGGatcagcttattacaacattccacatctattgactcaggggactaatcaagccagcactagccatcaagaagcagcaccagctagtaatgatgatatccACATAgtttagagctcatctgagcagaTTCAAGGTACCACCACCAATCAGATACTGCATAATCCTAGATTGTCAGTGCAGCATGTACAATAGCCGATGGGGTAAGATCAGAACTAgctggttaattttggcacatcatgcCAAATACCATCATCAACGTAAAAAATAGCgccattagttcaaaggattcgtagagatatagatcctaatatctataacaagagacttcaagcagcgaaccagcaaaggacccagcagatagagattccacaagggtatcattatgacatagattacaacacccttcacatgattccaaatccggggtatcaaggtacctaaaattttaatccacagatgggtcagcaattgcagagaaatctaaattcaaatgctgatgagttgttgcttagagtgaccgagatgatgaagaatcagtttggtttgaagccaaaagggcagaccttctcgtacaaatgcccatatctagagtggtatgatttagtcgctcttcctataaattacaggcttccagagttcgctaagttcactggccaagatagcacaagcacaatagaacatgtcagtcggtatcttacatagttgagcgaagcatccattgaagaggcccatgagttcgtttcttctccttgtctctgtcagggctagccttcacttgggttttatcactgccagttaactccattgcaaATTGGGTTGATCTAGAGAAGAAGTTCcacacatatttttatactaggacaggagaaaagaaaattacccatTTGACGACTATAAGGCAGAAAAccaatgaatcgggcactgagtttctttaaaGGTTTCGAGAGACcaaaaatttgtgcttctcattgaacttgactgatgTTAGCTAGCTGCATTggtcattcaaggaatgttgccaacatggaaagaGAAACTACtaggataagaatttgacaacttgggtcaattggctcaacgagtggcagcgcttatTAGCCAActctagaatatgcgcagagatgcccgattctagaaaagtaccataatggccgaagcctataatccatattcaatcgatgatggctatgaggacgatgaagaagaagaggttgctacggccgaatggaattagggtaagaagatagtaatggtggcaaatccttagggaagaggagtcgaagagctATGATTtcaatgtcacaaaatcagacaattGAGGAGTCGAAGAGctatggaattggggtaagaagaagaagagatttcttcttgaaggtcatcttgtccttcttctctttcttttccttcttgtccttcttcttgttcttcttgttatcatctttgtcactattatatggacatTGAGTAactagatgatctttgcttccataattgaagcaccttcttgactcttacttgttcttggatgaagatttctttctcctagcatggtagcctttcttcatcatgaatttgccaatTCTCTTAACgaagagagtcatcttctcatcaccatcatcatcccatgaaccatcatctttaCTTGatatatcttgctttgccttgcccttggatgatatgggcttgaatgccacactcttcttcttctcatctttcttctccttcttttcttccttctcatcatcatctctatatgtatcatcggtcattatatctcagAACACTTGGTTtgatgtcatggtgtccaaaccactccttacaagaatagtgaccaatgtgtcaaatcttgaaggtaagcatctcaagaacttgtgggagaagtccttgtccttcacctcttctccaagcactttgagatcattgacaagcacttgaagcctatgaaatatctctggcacactctcatcctcctttatcttgaagcttgcaaacttctctttgagaatgtatgcctttgcacccttcacggctttagtgccctcaaatgattcctccaatttcttccatgcctcatgagctctctcaatattcttgatttgctcaaaagttctctcatccaaagcatcatggatggcactaagagcaatgtcattattttggagtagcatttcttcggcagtggtgggagcctcttcatcttcaatcttaatctttgtctctaccaccttccaaaccttcctattgattaacttgatataagttgtcatcttagctttctaatagggataatttgagccatcaaattggggtggcttcttggtgttgttgatttgagctatttttacaccaaaggttgttaagcctcaaatcatagtgacctcggctctaataccacttgtaaggtcataatagctagaggggggtgaatagcctattaaaaatttctacaacaatacttaacaaaccagttagataattatgagacgaatcaagtgttgcgctagcctactaaaattgcaagccacctatcacaattctagtttatatagtttctatccacacaatagctatgtcactatactaagttagtgtgctctcaaaggctaactaaagagtcacactaaccaaactaacaagctctcacaactagctatactaaagagcttgataactagtttgtggtaatgtaaaaagagtgagcaatttgtttatactgcCATGTCAAGAAGTGAactaatcaatcataagaatgaataccaatgaagaccaatcacctcagattcaaatgatgaacacaatgatttttttaccgaggttcagttGCTtgttggcaagctagtcctcgttgtggcgattcactcacttagaggttcacgcgctaattggcatcacacgccaaaccctcaatagggtgctgcacaaccaacacaagatgaggatcatacaagccatgagcaattcactagagtaccttttggctctccgccggggaaaggtcaagaacccctcgcaatcaccacgatcgaagctagagacaatcaccaacctccgctcgacgatcctcgctgatccaagccatctaggtggcaacaaccaccaagagtaacaagtgaatcccatagcaaaacatgaatactaagtgcctctagatgcaaatactcaagcaatacacttggattctctcacaatctcactaagataatgaatcaatgatggagatgagtgggagggctttggctaag harbors:
- the LOC136516158 gene encoding protein PXR1-like; the encoded protein is MTDDTYRDDDEKEEKKEKKDEKKKSVAFKPISSKGKAKQDISSKDDGSWDDDGDEKMTLFVKRIGKFMMKKGYHARRKKSSSKNNDKDDNKKNKKKDKKEKKEKKDKMTFKKKSLLLLTPIP